The genome window TTTTCATGATTTAACTGTTTAAGCTTTCCTGTTCCTGTTTAATCCAGTCGTATCCTCTTGCTTCGAGTTCAAGCGCGAGTTCTTTACCGCCCGATTTTACAATACGTCCTTCAAAAAGAACATGTACAAAATCGGGAACGATATAGTCGAGAAGCCTCTGATAGTGCGTAATCACAAGAAATGCATTATCCGACCTGCGTAATTTGTTCACGCCGTTGGCAACAATTTTCAACGCATCAATATCAAGACCTGAATCGGTTTCGTCGAGTATGGCAAGCTTCGGTTCAAGCATGGCCATCTGAAAGATTTCGTTGCGCTTCTTTTCGCCACCTGAAAATCCTTCGTTTACCGAACGGTTTGCCAGCTTGTCCTGTATCTCTACCAGTTTCTTTTTTTCATCCATCATCTTCAGGAAGTCGGCACCCGAAAGTGCGGGAAGTCCTTTGTATTTGCGATGCTCATCAATAGCTGTCTTCATGAAATTGGTCATGCTCACGCCCGGTATCTCAACCGGATACTGAAAGCCGAGAAAGATTCCTTCGCGCGAACGGTCCTCAACAGGCAAATCCATCAGATTGCGACCGTTGTATTCAATGGTTCCGTCGGTAACTTCGAACATTTCCTTGCCTGCTATAACCGATGCCAGCGTGCTTTTGCCCGTGCCGTTCGGTCCCATGATGGCGTGTACTTCGCCTTCGTTCACCTGCAAATCAAGACCTTTGATAATCTTTTTGCCGTTGATGGAAACCCGTAGGTTCTCAATTTTTAATAACATAATTCCAATATTTTATGACCGTGTTTTATACTTATCTTATCATTGTATGCACAGCATTATCCCAAATGCCGTTGCTCATGCAAAAATAGCAATTTTAATTCGTTCTAAATAATGGATTGCATTAAATATTGGCTAATGCTGATGTATTCTGACGAAAATCAGATAATAGTCGTGAGTCGTGAGT of Bacteroidota bacterium contains these proteins:
- the sufC gene encoding Fe-S cluster assembly ATPase SufC, with amino-acid sequence MLLKIENLRVSINGKKIIKGLDLQVNEGEVHAIMGPNGTGKSTLASVIAGKEMFEVTDGTIEYNGRNLMDLPVEDRSREGIFLGFQYPVEIPGVSMTNFMKTAIDEHRKYKGLPALSGADFLKMMDEKKKLVEIQDKLANRSVNEGFSGGEKKRNEIFQMAMLEPKLAILDETDSGLDIDALKIVANGVNKLRRSDNAFLVITHYQRLLDYIVPDFVHVLFEGRIVKSGGKELALELEARGYDWIKQEQESLNS